One Natator depressus isolate rNatDep1 chromosome 3, rNatDep2.hap1, whole genome shotgun sequence DNA segment encodes these proteins:
- the LOC141984377 gene encoding serine/threonine-protein kinase PDIK1L-like produces MAAEAKYSIVREVGRGSYGVVYEAVVSQTRNKVAVKRMHCNVPENVELALQEFWALQSVQSQHENVIQLEECVLQSGQVFQPISRQYRKSDSHLLLIETCLKGRRCMDPKSACFVWFVMEFCDGGNMNDFLLSRTPDSQLNNSFMQQLSSAVAFLHRNQIVHRDLKSDNILISHSPGGPLVKVADFGLSKICQGKVNVNQHCFSSACGSNFYMAPEVWEGRYTAKADIFALGIIFWAMVERITFRDGDSEKELLGTYICQGKQLIPVGEALLENPNMELQIPLKNKKSMPDDLCRLLHDMLTFNPKERLDAFQLEIRIRRISYGKKRQCS; encoded by the exons ATGGCTGCAGAAGCTAAGTACAGCATTGTAAGGGAAGTGGGCCGAGGGAGCTATGGGGTAGTTTACGAGGCAGTTGTCAGTCAAACCAGAAACAAAGTGGCAGTGAAAAGGATGCATTGTAATGTACCTGAAAATGTGGAACTGGCTTTGCAAGAGTTCTGGGCCCTGCAAAGTGTCCAGAGCCAACATGAGAATGTGATCCAGTTAGAAGAGTGTGTCTTGCAGAGTGGCCAAGTCTTTCAGCCAATCAGCCGCCAGTACAGGAAATCCGACAGTCATCTGCTGCTGATTGAGACCTGTCTGAAAGGGCGGAGATGCATGGACCCCAAGTCTGCCTGTTTTGTGTGGTTTGTGATGGAGTTCTGTGATGGTGGAAACATGAATGATTTTTTGCTGTCTCGCACTCCAGATTCACAGCTGAATAATAGCTTCatgcagcagctgagcagtgctGTTGCTTTCTTGCACAGAAATCAGATTGTGCACAGAGACCTGAAGTCGGACAATATTCTTATTTCCCATAGCCCTGGAGGTCCTTTAGTAAAG GTAGCAGACTTTGGCCTGAGTAAGATATGCCAGGGGAAAGTGAATGTGAACCAGCATTGTTTCTCATCAGCCTGTGGGTCAAACTTCTACATGGCACCAGAAGTGTGGGAAGGTCGCTATACTGCCAAAGCTGATATCTTTGCCCTCGGGATCATTTTCTGGGCTATGGTAGAGAGGATTACCTTCAGGGATGGAGACTCTGAGAAGGAATTGCTGG GAACCTACATCTGTCAAGGCAAGCAGCTTATTCCTGTTGGGGAGGCGCTGCTGGAGAATCCCAACATGGAACTGCAAATTCCTCTGAAGAACAAGAAGTCCATGCCAGACGATCTTTGCAGACTCCTGCATGACATGTTAACTTTTAATCCAAAGGAAAGACTGGACGCCTTCCAACTAGAAATTCGAATCAGGAGAATCTCTTATGGCAAAAAGCGCCAATGCTCATAG